GATGGTATGATTGATATAGAGCTTTGATAGAAGCTACAAAAATAAAAGGCATGGAGTATTTCCTACCCCTGTGACTCCGCAGCAGATTCAGTCAAGGAATGATTTTTGAATTTACTGTGTCAGCAATTCATCCAAATGCAATAGATACACAAGTTAACTTTATAGTACTATATATATTACCAGTCGGTGCATTATTGTTGCAAGCACTGCGTACATAGTCATAGGGCCTACATGTGGGTTCATACAGTTTCGCTCACCTACCTCAATAATGCGTAGCCGTAGACGTATATAGACTCGAAATGGGATAACAGGCAATACCGTGATCCTGACTCTACTGACAGACAACTCTGCAAGCGGTACACGGTGCTCTTTTTTTGTACATCCGGCCAATGTTGCAAAAATAATATTGCACCACAACATTGCAATTTTAGTTAGCACACTGCACACCGGGTGCGAAGTTCAAGTGCACATCACCATTTTTAGAGCaacgacctgggcccaatttcatagagctgcttgtgcaaaaaattgtgcttaagcaaaaaattcattgcttagtgaaatcagattaccggccaatactccactcaattgtaatgctaagtaaacaacagcttaatactagtcataagcaatgtatatggcaggaaatttttgccagtaattgtgtaaaataagcgagctattttcgtgcttgagcaaatttttggcttaagcagctctatgaaattggcccctgataaCACTGTGCCTGAGTAACACACTCTCCTGTCGACTCGGGCAATATCGGGATTGATCAAAGGTCCTATACTTCTGGCTGACTGGAGGTAGTTGGCGGCTAGTTTGGATGGTGGTCTTCACAAGTTTAGTTGTGACAATCCACATGTGACAGCATGTACCAACACACAGATCACAAgcaaggaagttttttttttacaccacgAAAAGTCAacatatagcgccctctgtagtcAAATTTTGTCAAAGTAAAAAGATAAAAAGGGAACGCAAAAAAGACCGCTCAGTCTATTTTTATATCGACGCGGCTGCggcggtgtcccagggaattctgtccgccgggGATTCGGTCCCCCAaaaatgggaaattaacatgggctgaggaaggtgattcaaaagagggcgcttatCAGAAGAAGCTGTACGACAGTTTTCCATTAAGGCGGGAccgaatctcctgccacagtTCCGGGCCGGAGTCATAGGGAGATCTGTTACCCGGGGATTGCTAGAAAGCTGACTCAAAAGCTGACTTAGACCGACTTGTTCAATAGGTTTACCTgagatttaatagatgttggatttggcatcggggataaagattaaattattaatttgttttttccccctttaaaACCAATTTGAGCTTATTTTAGCAGTGTATCTCAGTACTTTCTCCATGagttaagtgaaaaaaaaaaacactcgggCATTTCTCGGGTGGGATTAAAACCAACGGCCTTTGCAATTCTATACCACCGAGGCTAAAGGTGCGGTTCGAACCTTatgccgtgtccgaaacggcgacttcggctacagctacggctagatcgcgcgtgtctgctattcttcaacactggtagacgcactgatctagacgtagctgtagccgaagtcgtcgtttcggacacggccttatattAGCAGGGGTACAGGCCTATTATCCGCAACGATTTACTACAAATGATTGAACTTGCTTCGAGGATAAAGAACATTGGTTTTACACCGACTTACTACACCGATGTAGGGcctactttcccgagttctgtgaaattacAGGCCGCTTACTCGCGTGAGATTCGAACCATAGAGTAGAAGTGTTTCATAAACTATAGGCCTAGACCACATGACCActgaggcagttcgaatcctacagcAGCGCATctattaaatatatttaatttgCATTTGAGATATTAAGAAtaataagggtaaaaccaaaattaatattctttatcctcgatgcaaaccTAACataattaaatgaaataaactgTTTTGAATCATTTTCCCCCATCGCCATCAATCATATATCATGTCTCTAAGGTCAAAGTTGAGGTTTTGTGCTGCACTCATTCAGAAAGAGTCCTTATGCAAGTGATGGAAAGTTTACAAGTTTCTAACCGCACGTAAAATAGTACTTGACCTTGAGGTGGGGCCAagctttaaagtcactggacactatttgttattactcaaaataattgttagcaaaaaacacaaaacacaatgtccacagatacaTTAAGTTTATACAATTTTGAGATATAGTAGAAAGTGTagcttaaaatattagttgttcaggtgctgcagtttttgttaggaatgagtaaaacaatgtaatgaaaatacgtttttacatgctaaaaataataataatttttggtcTCTTGATGactgagacgaaagttattctcatgacattgttttaccaatatctcaaaaatcACAGCCCCTCATTAAGTAATATTTCCAAGGAAgctttttattatcattatctttaaactgtgtttaagtttaatgtaaatctgtggatgcTGTGTTTATTGGCCTACAAAAAGTATATAGACCCttttataaatgtaaaaaatgtgagaactggctccctctgaagtaacatagcttatgaaaagtaatttctcaaagacttcaggcctgaagccctttattaAGACATGCACAAACATTGTGCAACAATATTGGGTTTTACATGTctccttgcaacttcgatgatcaatatTGGGTCAACATTTTCAGAAGTGTCATCTGATGCATACTGTTGTTATACAGGAGACTGTTCTTTGGCAAATACTGAATGAGTTCcacacagtgcctttaaagaaatcataatcTAAAGTATACTCGCACGGTTCTTTGCTGCGTTCCAAGCTCTTTGACCCACCCTCTCGGAAGAAGGGGCTACAAAGGGAACCAGCAACTTAAAATGAGAACACTGACAAAACAAATCCATCACCCCACTGACCCCCCCGATTCCCACCGAGCCATTTTTGCCCACACCGCTTCCACGTTGCCTAGTTGCGATCACACTCATGAGTGAACACCTAGAAGGGGTGTTAAAATACAAACCATAAAACCAAGCCTGTTATGCGAAACCAGAGGTGATTCGCATAATATGAcctaatttttgttgtattccCTTCGGAAAGTATCATATTATACACGCTAACTTTCGCTGGAAGCAAAACACCTTTCCCAATGTGGCACAAGCAGTTGATGAGATTTCGTGAGAAGTTTGTTCTCATTGATGATTAAGCTTAGCTATCGGTCGCTGGCTTTCCCTTCCAGCCCTACAGCGCTGCTAAAATAATCCACAGGTAGATCTCGAGACAGAACCAGTggtttaacaactcaacgtttcgatcaagCCAAAGTAGTCGAGTCATAGACCCCATCCAGGGAGACACAGTAAGGTCCCATCGCAGAGGATCTCAAAAAACCCAAATCCAGTTTTGTGAGTACACCCGATCCAACAGTGAAACCAAGACACTACCCCGGCGCCGGTGTCAtcgaaagtaaaaaaaaaaaaaaaaatctcatgtctttttaaagccattgggcactttcggaacagaaaaaaagaaaaaaagtttacagatttacaaataacttacagggtttgcagaaggtaatggtgaaagacttctcttgaaatattaatccatgaaatgctttactttttgagaaaacattaaagaacaattatcaattctcgatatcgagtattacggatttatttgaaacacacgtcatgacacggcgaaatgtgcgcggcaacaagggtgggttttcccattattttttcccgactccgatgaccgattgagcctaaattttcacaggtttgttattttatatataagttgatgtacacgaagtgtgggcttttgggcaatactgtttaccgaaagtgtccaatggctttaaagcatcTAATAAAACATACACATTAACGCACATTGTATTTATAGGAAGGGTAAACCCGAAGTTAATATCTTCTTCACTTTAAACTATAAATCGCAAACCGGGTCAAAGGGGGACTTTTCGGCAGGTATAACAAATGATGTTATGCACAACAAATGATAATAGGATAAACTCCGTTGGCGCTCACAGTGACCTTGGATTTATACACAGCAGATGACGTAAAGTATTTCCCGGAGCGGATTGAGTCTTTGTAAAGTTTCTTTTCAGCTTCACATTCTTTTCAGACCCACATTGTGGTCCAAATCTAAAAGCGCCCGGTAATAGGGCCTACACAATcgtacttttttatttgttgggtGAGAGTAATCGTTTGTTTTTCGTGTGTGAGGCGAGTGTGGCACATGCACACCTTAATATGTACCAAGGGATTTTGTTTGCTGATATAGCATCCTAGGTATATAAGTGGGTGGTCTTGCGTTCCAGTTTATTCCTGTCCTTATTTTGTTGATGAGCTGAATATGGACGTGGACAAGTCACTTCGTGTGCTCGGAAGTTTTGGCCGTCTGCAGGCTCTCAACTACTTCACGTATGTCCTTGCTGTCAGCGTAGCTGCTTGGCATATCACTGGTGTTTCATTCACCATTGGGCAGCCAGACAACAACCGATGTAGAATACCAGAGAATGAGACGAGCTTTACGACTCCCCTCGATGACGGCTGTCACCAGATTGTCTACTATGACAATGACACGGACGGCGACAATGAGACGATGGCATGTACGGATGGGTGGGAGTATGACACTGTCCATGGCGAGACCAGTGTTGTCACAGATGTAAGATTAACATAAATTCCCGTTTAACTAAGCAACGTAACTTAAAGGTCGGGTAAATAATTGCTCAggataaaacttacttggtaacaagcaatcgATAGCTTTTTTTCATAGTGTAAAACAGCTAGTAacgtagtttaaaaaaagaggtATATTGTTAAAAAGATGAATAAAAAGCATTTATCACCCTGCTGAATCAAATCGAACAGTTggttggtttaaaggcactggacacgtttggtatttgtcaaaaatgaatattctcacttggtgtatcccgacatgcgcatcaaataaataacaagcctgtgaaaatttggactcaattggtcttagaagttgcaaataaaataaataatgaaagaaaaaacccttgggGGTTTATATGCTTTCAAGGCTTCTGTCTGATCGATAGCCATTCACACAAaggtaattatcaaaggtgtatTAGAATATTTCCACCAGGCTCGGCTGATCAATTTGAACGCCAGGAAAATGATATAGCTGCAAGTAGAACTCTTTTCAAGTTAATTAAATGTTTCTTTAAACTTTACGAATACATTAGCTTTTTACTTGAGGACTATTTATCTACCTATATTTGACCCattaacaccccttgcaagtattctgcctgctcattggtttagagcgcgtcacatgacgtgttagttttgctagacgacggccgtgtggtagtgcgtcggtttgccatgcgctagttcaaagactagcacacggcgtgcagtacccagacgtccgttgcgtgtacgaggatgataaattaatagtctgtaaccatttcggattgcacgacactacatgcagcacagtaaaagtgtttgcaatctgtattcgcgtcgtccgtggattgtagcattcaggtctgtaacttaataataatagtacagtgtatgtttggggtgttataaaacaaatgttgactgcttttactcgtgcaatggttaaaaactatgactccctcggtgatccccggagcgttctattttccctcggcttcacctcgggaaaatagaacgctccggccgagggaaaatagaacgctccggggatcacctcgggagtcatagttttaaccatagcactcgaagcagtcaatatttgtatgttAGCAACTGTCCTGCGCCGAACCTTTTTGTTAGAATTtgcgataaaaaaaaatagcttgcCTGTTTGTGCCTGTTTAAATAACAGGGTGAGTTCCTTAACCACAGCATTTAGGACGCCTTAAACTGATTCTAAGTAAGGACGAATCACTCATCTTAACTCAAGATagggattaatcctagcgtttcgtaaaAGCTGCAGGACCATTATAGGTCCATATAATACTATTAATTGGGTCTGCTAGAAGTTTTGTCAACTAACGCAATTCTGTCCACGGCCGCCCACTTCACCCCAAGGACTGTCTCCCATAGAAAACATGTTTACGTCGCAAAAGGGACTAATAAGCTGAGGCCGTAGCAAGTTCTTTCTCGAATAAGCCTCCGTGATTAAAGAGGTACTGGTGTAACAAAAGAGGCGGCAGAAAACACTCGGTGAAAGCAACTGGTCTCACTGAAACAGTTAAATGAGATATcacggttaaaggcactgatggacacGTTTGGatgtcacagaccagtattctcacattaTTGTATTCCaacatgcagaaaataacaaaccatgGTGACAAATCGGGCTCAATTGTTCAACGAGTTTGCAAGAATAAagacaaaaaatacatcattgtTGCACAATAGATGCATAATGAAAGGTTTCGGGCCTGAAATTCTTCTAACACTCTTGTATTGTTTTCGATTTTACGAAACGGTAGCATTAATCATATCTCGAATTGGGACGAGTGACTTGTCCTAAATTGGGATGGGTTAAATGCGTCCTAACTTCTATTACGGGTTTTAAACTTGACTAAGATTAATACTAAAGtttgaagagtttggtgaaagtGACGGCATGTGCCCTGAAGAAGGGCAACCAAAGTAATGCCGTGTCGTTTATTATTGTCTTTCGTATTGTAGCTGAATCTGGTTTGCGACCGGGCCATTCTTGGGAGTACTCTCCAGTCAGTTCATTTTGGTGGTTGCCTTCTTGGATCTTACGTCACCGGGCAGATGTCAGATATCTTCGGTCGTCGCCTCACCCTGTTAGGGTCGCTAGTGGGTATCGTAGTGACTGGTACGGGATTCAGCTTCGCACAGAGCTACGGACTGATGAGTTTTCTGAAATTCCTCCACGGTTGCTTTATTCCTGtgagtatttatttattgcacCCACAGCACAATGAGTGCCCAAAACATGATGGATGGAAAATGAGAAGAATGTTCAGTtatagatgtgggaggaaaatccaAATATAGGGAAAACCCACGGATCATGTAGGGAGTAAAAACCCCAAACCCAAGGCTCTGTTCTGAgctaggattcgaaccggggtccacagaggtgagaGAAGGGAAACAAACCACTACGCGAACCTTCAGTTCACATTATTGACAACATGACCTCTGCCATAGAGGTTGTGTATTTTGTTGACCCTTGAAATCATGTTTGCCTGATTGTCTGTTGGTTTAGCTTGCCGGCTGTCTGTACAGTTTTAATGGGCTGTCTGTAAGCAGGATTTCATACGAGATAAAAAACATTGTAGGGTTATTTTTTGGGTAGGTACTGTAGGCATGATTGTGGTGTGTTTTTAACAGAAAATATAAGAAAGTGATAATAGAAAACACCTGGAGAAGCACACAATTACGATCTTCTAAACCTCTTTGATTTCTATGATGAAACTGCATGGAAAGAACTATCACATCAGACCAATGCTCAAAGTtcttgtcttaaaaaaaatcttgaaaatgatGTTTACCTTTGACATGATAAGAAACTATATTCAATATATCTATTAATAAACATATATTTTGCAGACAGAAGTTCCATGCTTCAATTTCTCGTTCTTTTTAACACGGGTTAAACTGAGTTACCCCGTTCCGTTAACGGCGGTTGACGTGACATCATAACTTATACGTGTACTTCAAACATTACCTCCAAAGGGGTTAATTCTCGTGCCTTACGTCCGCATCATCGAAATGTTCCCTCCCAGCTTTCGTGTCAGGTCACATTTGGGTTGTGAAATGCTATGGTGCCTTGGGCTGGTCCTCGTCGGACCCTTGGCGTACATCTTGCCAAATTGGAGGCACCTACAGCTAGTCATGTCACTTCTGGCTGCCCCTCTCATCTTACTGGTTTGGTAAGTATAAACATTGCAAAAAACGAAAAGTTCGACTTGACCCGGTTAGGGTCATACTGTCCAGGAGTTCGAGCTGtatgaaatgaagtcatattagAAACTTAACAACTGCATCAGATATATGAACTTTCGGCCTATGTTTTCATGAGTattcacataaaacaaaatagctATAATCTTTACATTTGTATTATTAAATCTGTAATATAAATAGTAGTTTGTATCCCTGGTGTGTATCCCTGGTGTGAATTGTTGCTATGCTTTTCTTGTATGTATGTAGTCTCCTTTACACAGGGAAGACACAatcatttcatgttttttaccacgaaaataaatgtttgtaagCTTAATTTTTTAATCTTTCATAACGTGCAGCGTAAGCACAATGAGTATTCCCCAAGATGGCGACAGTATACCAACCCAACATCAATTACAGCCCGTTGTGGTTGTTACAACCGAAATTGTTAACAATGTGTTTATACAGAAGCTGAACATAATGTGCATTTTGGCTTTTCACTATTTCTACCGACCCTCAACGGATTATGCCggatttttcacaggtttgttatttcatgcatggtTGATCAAACACTTTGTGCGACTACGTTCTCAGCTCTATACCAATTATGTATAATACCATaaactttaaagggaatgtatacctttcAGAAATTGCCagtagtgtccaatgcctttgaaACCCTACATTTAAAGGAACGCTATAAAAATGGTAAGAACAATTTGTGTTctaaggtcacagatttacattaaactttaagGTGTAATGATGATGTAATGTTTCTGTCCGGAATTtcatattttgatgagaaataagaTTTAATTCGATAAGCAAATCGGAGTTTCActtttttctcgtgacccagatggccgatcgatttcaaacttctacaggtttgtaattttacatgtatttggtGGGTTACATTGAGTGCTTACACTcaccaacaactgttttgttatcaaAAACCAATTCCgtatgttcctttaaggtactCTTATGAATCGGTAAGATGGCTCCTTCAGAAAGGTCGAGTAGACGAAGCTGAGAAGATCTTCCAGCGGATCTCCAAGTCCAAGAACATCTCCCACGTTGGTGGTTACTTTGTCCTTCCTCAGCAGGAACAGGAACATGAGCTGACAAACGGATCATCGAGGCCGGAACTTTCAGACGAAAAGCCACCATTGGATATTAAGGCTTCAGATTATAATCGCCTGGAGAGTGACGTTCCGGCCATAAAGGATGCTAAAAAGTACACCCTGTTGGATCTGTTCCGGACCCGTGCTTTGGCCATACGAACACTGATCGTGTTGTATTGCTGGTAAGTATACGGTGCTTCGTAAGTGCCATGACGTCTCGCAAAATCGGCTTTGTAAAACCCTGGAGCGAGCTCGGTGCCGGTGTCCCAGGAAATTCTGCCACCGGAGATCTGTCCCCTCATAGAAATTTAACGTGGGTTGGAGGAGGATGATTAAAAAGAGGGCACTGTCAGAAAAACTTTGACACAGTTTGCCATTTTGATCGTGGACACGGAATCTCCTGACACACCGATTTATACGTTGTGTAAATGTACCAACGTTTACCCATTTCATCGTGCACAGGCATTCCTTACGATAACAACTTACGTCTTTCAGTAAAAATATGAGTCTTTGAAGAacgcatgaaaaaaaaaaaaaaatcaccaaggAAAAACTAGTTCGATGCAACTCCCACGGGCTTCTGGTATAATCAATGAGGCCAGTTCATGGGAATTTGGCctggtgtcgcatgcaattatgtcccgtatgcaatactatccggaggatatatgcaataatgtccgccggacagttttgcataatgcaatcgtgtccgcccggacgctgctgcataatgcaattattgtgtccgcccggacacatttgcatatgcagttgtgtccgcccccgtgcacaACCGTCCTTGCTGAatattaaacgcccttggtcgacggaacacgttcgccatttttttacaagctaagtgcatgtcatgaatgacatgggaaatgttcggccgttgggtcttcgctgcaatcataaaatacgtgaacattcatgctgcataaaatagacgatgtgacctctgacgtcacacgaaaaccataacatgattcgcgcgcataccgccgggcaaaacctttgtgttttggcagccagctagaaacagtacgcaatcttactatgactacgcaactcagtgcccggcgaaacatgacgtatatagtgttttgtcaacagagggcggtttgaatgtaaacataggtcacatcgtctatacgaaggttcagtgcatgcacgcctGCTTACGcgcgcacgtacatgtacagtcatgtacatgtccactggacggtttttgcatagcccgaACACGATTGCATATTCAAAAGTGtcccggagcggacagtattgtatgggggacacaattgcatctgacaccggcattGCATACAGTGGGATTACGTCACAATCAGAGTGCCCACTGTCACGCAGGATTGCCGAACAGTTATCTGCTTAGCCGATATCAGCAGAGGATACCATCcacaaattgaaatttttgtTATGATATTTTGGCTAGTAATAATCTGGTAAACatggattttgttttgccttgaAGTTTTTGTGGCGGGCAGCCACAACTAAAACATTTGGGATCGACATGACGTGATAAATAAACCCAAGACGAAAAATGGTTTGACATGCATGATGTTGTTAAACTGGAAAACTGTCCTGCTCCAAAACCTCCCAAGTTATTGGATTTAAattatttctgtgacgtcactctattgatgaaagtgcAGATtattttacgaatctacacttctCTGTACACTTTCTCGTTCATTCTCCTTTACCTAATTTAATGATTATAGGTTTGCATGTTCAGCTGTCTACTACGGGTTCTTCCTGATATCGGCTAATCTAGTTGGAAATATGTACGTCAACTTCACGTTGATGTCATTAACAGAGGCTCCTTGTTACATCGCTAACTACTTCGTCACAATCAGGTATGTTACAGTTCCTGTGTTAACTTGAAATGGTGTCAACTTGAAATGGTGATTGACTGAAATTCGAAAAATTGACACTGGGTCGAATTTTCAGAACATTTTGGTCACCTTTGAACTATTGAACTTATTCTccctcggtgtatcccaacatgagcataaaataacaaacctgtgaaaaatatgaCTCAGATCAATTGgtcataaaaattaaaaacaataatgaaagaaaaaacactattgttgcacacatttcgtgtgctttcagatgcctataataaatagtaaaaggcttcgggcatgaagtattttattatttgagtgagaaattacttctttctcaaaaactacgtcctTTAAGGGGTGTTGTTTCTGCCTAATATTGGCTTATCGGCAtaatacattacacattacaTTGTTGGGTGAATTAGATTTCGAAAACAAGATCGTATGTGGAAAGATACATGCTTCCCATATCTTAATATTTGTATATACATGTGTATCTGTAAAATTGTAATGTTATTCATGTTGTCTATTGTTGCTATGCCTTTCTTGTATGTATTGTATAGTCTCCTTGACACagggaagacaaatttcatgtttttatcatgacaatCAATATGTTTAATCTTGaatctttaataaaaaataatgtgcgaTGGATTCAATAATGTAAAATGTCTGTTTTAACTGCTCGCCGTCTGTTGTATTTTGAATTAGGTTTGGCCGTAGACGTCCCCTTATTACTTACTTTATCGTCAGTGGAGTGGCGTGTGTGATTACGGGACTAATACCTGATGAGTCAGGTTTGTATAAACTTTATCAGTTTAATGCTATAAGGTGACAGTAACATTATGTCAATGTAAAAGTTCAAAAGAATTACAGTTATAAAGGGCGCCACCAATAGTTTATCAGAAGAGGCCATGTCTCACAGCAGAAAGCGTTGCAAGTGTCCGTACGAATGGCAGGTTCGGCTGTTGTCATGTCCAATAatacttgatctacaaaagttaTCAATCTCTCGTTCATGTATGAATCGATGGACTCAATGTTTTGGACTGTATAATCTGTTCGTCTTCAGATGCACTTATACCAGTCTTATCTGGTATTTTTTATATCCTTTCATTTGCAGGTGACGGTACAGATCTCAGCATGTTGAAGTTGGGACTAGCAATGATTGGGAGGTTTTTTGCATCCACGGCCTTTGATCTGACGTACCTGGTGACAATTGAAATGTTTCCAACCGTGCTGAGGTGAGCATAAGGGGCACATCTCGGAACTTGTTGATATGTAACGTTTATAACTCTTCAGTTTATGTGGAAAgtgtataataattataccTTTTCTCATTTAATTATGTATCGTTGTTTACGTTATGATGCAGAAATGCAGCAGCTGGAGCAGCCTCGTTGATCGGCCGTGTTGGGGGTATGGTGGCGCCGTTCATTGTCTTCCTCGTAAGTCACATCAAACATGTTTGTTCATGATGAAAGACTTGTTTTTATGTGTAAACAAATCCTTGTGATTTAGTGCAGCATATAAATTGGCTGCTTTGGAATATAAAATAAAGCCCggtcggttcatacttcctgcgaatgagaaAGCGAAGCAAATTTTTGACGTTACATGTTTGTTTTCGCAAGCGATTGTTACGCAGGAATTGAACACAGACCACTATTGTTGCTGTCTTACACACGTTTTGTAGTCTAGAATAAGACGTAACTGGTGGCTATGACATAAAAGCTCATCACAATACTCGACTCATGAAGAATGCTCAActcaaaaactttgtgttttgtttacacaCAGAATGTAATACACAGCTCCATTCCGTTCATTGTGTTCGGTGTGGTGTCACTCATTGCCGGGATGCTGGTCTTCCCCCTACCGGAGACTAACAACCGATCCCTGCCAGAAACCTTGGACGATGGAGAAAAACTAGCCGAGAAAGACGAAGCTGAGGAGGCTCAACCCACAAATGTATGAAGGAAAAACATTTGCAGACATGTATAAACCTTAGTACCAGTGTCGAGGGGTTTGCCCCTGTGTTTGTAATGCCCGTACGCCAAATTAACCCTAGGACCCCAATGTGCCTTAatagccgccatctttgatgtgaCGTGCACGCTTGAAATGCTATTATTGGCTGACTGAGAGATGTGCGCAAGTGTAACATTTTACTCTTGTAATTCAAGAAATGGGGCACCTGTGGGACGTTGAATTCACGAATATCAGCTCAATTTGGTTTTCGTGACGCGTCTTCCGAGTTCGAAGCTCCggttttgtttgtacaaaaaccaaaaccatTGTGTCCACGTAATATTGGAAGGTGTGTATGTTTGCATTTATTCGGCGGGCCAATTTCAGGGGATGGTAATCTTTAACTAACTTTGTATAGCACACATTTGTGTATATCAAACTTACTTTTATACACTTTTCgtaaattgtt
This DNA window, taken from Asterias rubens chromosome 15, eAstRub1.3, whole genome shotgun sequence, encodes the following:
- the LOC117300369 gene encoding organic cation transporter protein-like, translated to MDVDKSLRVLGSFGRLQALNYFTYVLAVSVAAWHITGVSFTIGQPDNNRCRIPENETSFTTPLDDGCHQIVYYDNDTDGDNETMACTDGWEYDTVHGETSVVTDLNLVCDRAILGSTLQSVHFGGCLLGSYVTGQMSDIFGRRLTLLGSLVGIVVTGTGFSFAQSYGLMSFLKFLHGCFIPGLILVPYVRIIEMFPPSFRVRSHLGCEMLWCLGLVLVGPLAYILPNWRHLQLVMSLLAAPLILLVWYSYESVRWLLQKGRVDEAEKIFQRISKSKNISHVGGYFVLPQQEQEHELTNGSSRPELSDEKPPLDIKASDYNRLESDVPAIKDAKKYTLLDLFRTRALAIRTLIVLYCWFACSAVYYGFFLISANLVGNMYVNFTLMSLTEAPCYIANYFVTIRFGRRRPLITYFIVSGVACVITGLIPDESGDGTDLSMLKLGLAMIGRFFASTAFDLTYLVTIEMFPTVLRNAAAGAASLIGRVGGMVAPFIVFLNVIHSSIPFIVFGVVSLIAGMLVFPLPETNNRSLPETLDDGEKLAEKDEAEEAQPTNV